In Flavobacterium sp. CS20, a single window of DNA contains:
- a CDS encoding Nramp family divalent metal transporter: protein MKQSFTSLVKSIGPGFLLAGVAIGVSHLVQATRAGAEYGFVLIGALIIACLTKYPFMEFEARYTSATGKSLIEGYKGIGQWALQLYFFVSIGSAFITQVAVTLVTAGLAEYLFRLGISIFGWSCIILSVCIIILWLGRYKTIDRLMKLLISGLTIATLIAVFLAIDNEKNTKLFSYAHPDLWQVSSIAFIIAFMGWMPIPVDASVWHSIWTKEKNKQYLNNSTKNSLIDFNIGYLSASFIGLLFFLLGVLVFFGREIELSTTAVGFSGQLIEMYQYSIGEWSKTIIAIAAFFAMFSTTLAVTDAYPRVFDEYTKLQLKTSKQSKYRYVLFLFLISILSLGLLYFFSNSFTVFVDFATGLAFLTSPIIAWLNLKLVTTDDFPQNQKLKPIYLWFSRICLWFLVCFGLFYLGFHLLT from the coding sequence TTGAAACAGTCTTTTACATCTTTAGTAAAATCCATCGGACCAGGTTTTTTGTTGGCTGGAGTCGCAATCGGGGTTTCTCATTTGGTGCAAGCCACCCGAGCTGGTGCTGAATACGGTTTTGTATTGATTGGAGCTTTAATCATTGCTTGTTTAACCAAATATCCATTTATGGAGTTTGAAGCACGATATACTTCTGCAACAGGCAAATCTTTAATTGAAGGTTATAAAGGCATTGGCCAATGGGCTTTGCAATTGTATTTTTTTGTCAGCATAGGTAGTGCCTTTATTACTCAAGTCGCAGTAACTTTGGTAACTGCTGGATTAGCCGAATATTTATTTCGATTAGGAATAAGCATTTTTGGTTGGTCTTGTATCATTTTGAGTGTTTGTATTATTATACTTTGGCTTGGACGTTATAAAACTATTGACCGTTTAATGAAATTGTTGATTAGCGGATTGACCATAGCGACTTTAATCGCTGTCTTTTTAGCAATTGACAATGAAAAAAACACCAAGCTTTTTAGTTATGCACATCCCGATTTATGGCAAGTCAGTTCAATAGCCTTTATCATAGCATTTATGGGTTGGATGCCGATTCCAGTTGATGCTTCTGTTTGGCATTCTATTTGGACTAAAGAAAAAAACAAACAATACCTAAATAATTCTACTAAAAACAGTTTAATTGATTTTAATATTGGTTATTTATCAGCTTCGTTTATCGGCTTATTGTTTTTCTTGCTTGGAGTTTTAGTTTTTTTTGGTAGAGAAATAGAATTATCAACAACTGCTGTTGGTTTTTCGGGTCAGTTGATAGAAATGTACCAATATAGTATTGGTGAGTGGAGTAAAACCATTATTGCAATAGCTGCATTTTTTGCGATGTTTAGCACCACATTGGCCGTTACTGATGCCTATCCAAGAGTATTTGATGAATATACAAAATTGCAATTAAAAACCAGTAAACAGTCAAAATACCGTTATGTTTTATTCTTATTTTTAATTTCAATTTTGAGTTTAGGTCTCCTCTACTTTTTTTCTAATAGTTTTACGGTGTTTGTAGATTTTGCAACAGGTTTAGCGTTTCTAACCTCGCCAATTATTGCTTGGCTAAATTTGAAATTAGTTACAACTGATGATTTCCCACAAAACCAAAAGCTAAAACCAATTTATCTATGGTTCAGCAGAATTTGTCTTTGGTTTTTAGTTTGTTTTGGACTATTTTACTTAGGCTTCCACCTATTGACATAA